In Selenomonas dianae, a genomic segment contains:
- a CDS encoding AAA family ATPase, with amino-acid sequence MLLQFSCSNYKSIKDKIDFSMWASSDATMLERTKEYNGAHILRMAAIYGANGSGKSNFISAMAFVRGMIVNSLHHQPGEPIPLRPHKLSPEDRPSSFDVQFVIAGVRYAYGFSILRGEISEEYLYHFPKQKQSRIFEREGMNFTFGRTYKNSFTLAMDALKENRLFLTCAANFSPVEEVVSAFRFFRQDIVVYRTLTDDSSMNNWMRRSIEMMNENPATKEKFVRILQSLGVGITGVETKMEEISLEDMKQNIPPELHVLFSSPEGRASKFKSVEVRLLYEKFATDLMAEESTGIKKLFQIMYPLIDSISSGKILICDELEMGLHENIVSELIRFFSNAEGEKYSQLIFTTHDTNLLDLEVFRRDQIWFTELNEDRATDLYSLVEIRNVRKNENLSARYIEGKYGAIPMMNEKMIENLIESDVTA; translated from the coding sequence ATGCTGTTGCAGTTTTCATGCAGTAACTACAAGTCGATCAAAGATAAAATAGATTTTTCGATGTGGGCTTCGAGTGACGCGACGATGTTAGAGCGCACAAAAGAATATAACGGAGCGCATATCCTGCGTATGGCGGCAATTTATGGGGCGAATGGTTCGGGGAAAAGCAATTTTATTTCTGCTATGGCATTTGTGCGGGGCATGATCGTCAACAGCCTTCATCATCAGCCGGGAGAGCCGATTCCTTTGCGTCCGCACAAACTAAGTCCGGAGGATAGGCCGAGCAGTTTTGATGTTCAATTTGTGATTGCGGGTGTTCGTTATGCCTATGGATTCTCGATTCTCAGGGGGGAGATAAGCGAGGAATATCTATATCATTTTCCCAAACAGAAACAATCAAGGATTTTTGAGCGTGAGGGCATGAACTTTACGTTCGGAAGAACGTATAAAAATTCATTTACTCTTGCAATGGATGCCTTAAAAGAGAATCGCCTGTTTCTGACGTGCGCCGCGAACTTCTCGCCCGTTGAAGAAGTGGTGAGCGCATTTCGCTTTTTTCGACAGGATATTGTCGTATATAGGACGCTCACGGATGATTCGAGCATGAATAACTGGATGAGACGTTCGATTGAGATGATGAATGAGAATCCTGCCACCAAAGAAAAATTCGTTCGTATCTTACAATCTTTGGGGGTTGGGATCACAGGGGTCGAAACAAAAATGGAGGAGATTTCTCTTGAGGATATGAAGCAGAATATTCCTCCGGAGCTTCATGTACTGTTTTCATCGCCGGAGGGGCGGGCGAGTAAATTTAAGTCGGTAGAGGTGCGTCTCCTCTACGAAAAGTTTGCGACAGATCTGATGGCAGAGGAATCCACAGGCATCAAAAAATTATTTCAGATCATGTATCCGCTGATTGACAGCATCAGTTCCGGCAAGATATTGATCTGTGACGAACTGGAAATGGGGCTGCATGAAAACATTGTATCAGAGCTGATACGTTTCTTTTCCAATGCAGAAGGAGAAAAATATTCTCAGCTTATTTTTACAACGCACGACACGAACTTGCTTGATTTGGAGGTGTTCCGAAGGGATCAGATTTGGTTCACGGAGCTGAACGAGGATCGTGCAACGGATCTCTATTCCCTCGTTGAGATAAGGAATGTACGGAAAAATGAGAATCTGTCTGCACGCTACATCGAGGGAAAATATGGGGCAATCCCCATGATGAATGAGAAGATGATTGAAAATCTTATTGAGAGCGATGTGACTGCATAA
- a CDS encoding NAD-dependent epimerase/dehydratase family protein, whose translation MERVLVTGAAGFLGWNLVEYLLSHDFFVEAVVRPNSSSNVRLLPHPHLRIVPLAMEEVVHLPEYVTEPCDYAVHLAWDARRMDFTAQRASLSSALDLVGALGEIGCRRFLGIGSQAEYGVTNELMEETRAPQPVTPYGAAKVAALHMTRQQTAQLGMDWVWGRVFSVYGTYEPETTLLSYLARTLRRGETPQMTEGAQLWDYLHASDAAAAMAALLLRGRNGEVYNIAHGGVRPLRSFSEEMRAALAPMQQISYGASERPPTSMRPSVEKIQTHTGWRACVKFADGVKIMYQNRRL comes from the coding sequence ATGGAGCGTGTTCTTGTTACAGGTGCAGCAGGGTTTCTGGGTTGGAATCTCGTGGAGTACCTTCTTTCGCATGATTTTTTTGTTGAGGCGGTGGTGCGCCCGAACTCGTCGAGCAATGTGCGCCTCCTCCCCCATCCACATCTGCGTATTGTGCCGCTTGCGATGGAGGAGGTTGTTCATCTGCCGGAGTATGTTACCGAACCGTGTGACTACGCCGTACATCTGGCATGGGATGCGCGCCGCATGGATTTTACGGCGCAGCGTGCAAGTCTTTCTTCGGCGTTGGATTTGGTCGGAGCACTGGGGGAGATCGGCTGCCGCCGTTTCCTCGGCATCGGTTCACAGGCGGAGTACGGCGTGACCAATGAGCTTATGGAGGAAACGCGTGCGCCGCAGCCCGTAACGCCCTACGGCGCGGCAAAGGTCGCCGCACTCCACATGACACGACAGCAGACGGCGCAGCTCGGCATGGACTGGGTCTGGGGGCGCGTGTTCAGCGTGTATGGGACGTATGAGCCGGAGACGACACTGCTCTCCTATCTTGCGCGTACGCTGCGCAGAGGAGAGACACCGCAAATGACCGAGGGCGCACAGCTCTGGGACTATCTTCACGCATCGGATGCGGCGGCGGCGATGGCTGCGCTCCTCCTGCGCGGCAGAAACGGAGAGGTCTATAACATCGCGCACGGCGGTGTGCGCCCCCTGCGCAGTTTTTCCGAGGAAATGCGGGCAGCACTCGCGCCGATGCAGCAGATTTCCTACGGCGCATCCGAGCGTCCTCCGACATCGATGCGCCCGTCGGTTGAGAAGATACAGACGCATACGGGATGGCGGGCGTGTGTGAAATTTGCAGATGGCGTGAAAATAATGTATCAAAATAGAAGATTATAG
- a CDS encoding class I SAM-dependent methyltransferase, with protein sequence MHCRVCAQEITGTSLLEYHNMPKSAQFFPAPSEVDTERGVDLRLFMCPYCGMIQLDGEPVPYYREVIRATRVSPEMRAFRVQQFRDWMDRYALHGKRIVEIGCGGGEFLSMMEEAGADVAGIEFSEELVRRARAEGLRVHRQYLEEGTEEIPGAPYDAFFILSFLEHNPEPCAYLRRIAQNLTEGAVGIVEVPDVDMILREHLYSEFIQDHLLYFTEDTLRRTLEHCGFEVLSCASIWYGYVLSAEVRKRRRMDVSGFLAQQEKVRRSVDEFLSEMEGRGLRTAVWGAGHQALADLSLLDMAGRVEVVLDSADFKQNKLTPATHIPIVSPSVLAEGAIGAVLVIAGSYSAEIVRLLAAQYPDVVRAVLEHDGVRRA encoded by the coding sequence TTGCACTGCCGCGTCTGTGCGCAGGAGATTACGGGGACATCCCTGCTCGAATATCATAATATGCCGAAATCGGCGCAGTTCTTCCCCGCCCCGTCCGAGGTGGATACGGAGCGGGGCGTAGATCTGCGTCTTTTTATGTGCCCGTACTGCGGCATGATTCAGCTGGATGGGGAGCCTGTTCCCTACTACCGCGAGGTGATTCGTGCGACGCGTGTCTCTCCTGAGATGCGTGCTTTTCGCGTGCAGCAGTTCCGCGACTGGATGGATCGGTATGCTCTGCACGGAAAACGCATCGTCGAGATCGGCTGCGGCGGCGGCGAGTTCCTCTCCATGATGGAGGAGGCGGGGGCGGATGTGGCGGGCATCGAATTCTCCGAGGAGCTTGTGCGTCGGGCGCGTGCCGAGGGGCTGCGCGTTCATCGCCAATATTTGGAGGAGGGGACGGAGGAGATTCCGGGCGCGCCCTACGATGCGTTCTTCATTCTGAGCTTTCTTGAGCACAACCCCGAACCGTGCGCCTATCTGCGCCGTATCGCGCAGAATCTGACGGAGGGTGCCGTTGGCATTGTGGAGGTGCCGGATGTCGATATGATCCTGCGCGAGCATCTTTACTCGGAGTTCATACAGGATCATCTGCTCTACTTCACGGAGGATACGCTGCGCCGCACACTCGAACACTGCGGGTTTGAGGTGCTGTCCTGCGCCTCCATTTGGTATGGCTATGTGCTCTCTGCCGAGGTGCGAAAGCGACGGCGGATGGATGTGAGCGGTTTTCTCGCGCAGCAGGAAAAGGTGCGCCGGAGCGTCGATGAATTTCTGTCGGAGATGGAGGGACGCGGCCTTCGTACGGCGGTCTGGGGGGCGGGGCATCAGGCGCTCGCCGATCTCTCGCTGCTCGATATGGCAGGGCGCGTTGAGGTGGTGCTGGACTCGGCGGATTTCAAGCAGAACAAACTTACGCCTGCGACCCATATCCCCATCGTTTCTCCGTCTGTTCTCGCAGAGGGGGCGATTGGCGCGGTGCTCGTGATTGCGGGAAGCTACTCGGCGGAGATCGTGCGTCTGCTCGCGGCGCAGTATCCCGATGTTGTGCGCGCCGTGCTCGAACACGACGGTGTGCGGAGGGCATGA
- a CDS encoding FkbM family methyltransferase, with amino-acid sequence MENQKEKAGRLVRERLASTLAERISWREQVRKFLREEQDIYIWGTGQLGQRAVHELRGMGGRLRAFVDNDPDRYGREMDGVPCISPAQLETVRDPLVLIGVGMHSGAVAKQLAAMGVRRTLEMQDFYLNGLFADLLRADPADVAVRVERCFELLADEHSCDVLLAKLEGFFHFVPGFGRQNYYDRVCRGDQYFQDDLIHFTENSVLVDCGAYTGDTMQDFLRRGYPFRKYIAYELSRRNYDVLQENMRNVRGGGTDKLVAYNCGVGERNEQICYDDVISASSVSSVGVPGKVVRMSDHLRDEAVSFIKMDIEGAEMGALKGAAELICRRRPDLAICTYHSISDLYEIPLYIHSLVPEYRLYLRHHTPVFCETVCYAVI; translated from the coding sequence ATGGAAAATCAGAAAGAGAAGGCGGGACGACTTGTTCGTGAGCGGCTGGCATCCACCCTTGCCGAACGTATATCGTGGCGGGAACAGGTGAGAAAGTTTCTGCGCGAGGAACAGGATATTTATATCTGGGGGACCGGTCAGCTCGGACAGCGTGCGGTGCATGAGCTGCGCGGCATGGGGGGACGTCTGCGTGCCTTTGTTGACAATGATCCGGATCGCTATGGGCGGGAGATGGACGGAGTTCCCTGTATTTCGCCGGCGCAGCTGGAAACGGTGCGGGATCCGCTTGTGCTGATCGGTGTGGGGATGCATTCCGGCGCGGTCGCCAAACAGCTTGCCGCGATGGGGGTGCGCCGTACACTGGAGATGCAGGATTTTTACCTGAACGGGCTGTTTGCGGATCTTCTCCGTGCAGATCCCGCAGATGTGGCTGTGCGTGTGGAACGCTGCTTTGAGCTGTTGGCGGATGAGCACTCCTGCGATGTGCTGCTGGCAAAGCTGGAGGGATTCTTTCACTTTGTACCGGGATTTGGCAGACAGAACTATTATGACCGTGTTTGTCGGGGCGATCAGTACTTTCAAGACGATCTCATCCACTTTACGGAGAACTCCGTGCTCGTGGACTGCGGCGCATATACGGGGGACACGATGCAGGATTTTCTGCGGCGCGGATACCCGTTTCGCAAGTACATCGCCTACGAACTCAGTCGGCGCAACTATGATGTGTTACAAGAAAATATGCGGAATGTACGTGGGGGGGGGACAGATAAACTCGTCGCGTACAACTGCGGCGTAGGGGAGCGGAATGAACAGATCTGCTATGATGATGTCATTTCTGCTTCGTCTGTTTCATCCGTCGGTGTCCCCGGGAAGGTCGTCCGTATGTCCGACCACCTGCGGGACGAGGCGGTCAGTTTTATCAAGATGGACATCGAGGGCGCGGAGATGGGGGCGCTGAAGGGCGCTGCGGAGCTGATCTGCCGCCGCCGTCCCGATCTCGCCATCTGTACCTATCACTCGATCTCCGATCTCTATGAGATACCGCTTTATATTCACTCGCTTGTGCCGGAGTATCGTCTGTATCTCCGGCACCATACGCCGGTCTTTTGTGAGACGGTTTGTTATGCTGTGATTTGA
- a CDS encoding FkbM family methyltransferase, producing MNERTLVYGLGKEYQEHKDWVAENFNVTGYCDQVVERMPAEGAVRKEELKEHLAAFDLVLVTADPVSIVADLIEEFGVPMEKIRVLYYELAQREMPLRTFYGENAEDAVLMLLVSELGLPLNGLSYLEIGTNDPVRFNNTYNLYRLGARGLLVDPLPTVGALIRMVRPADRFLHAAVSGGGTDEPAQRTFYASKSSLVSSLSYEHHKAWDGITRNEVRAIPVDVLGINEVMEQMGSVPDLLLVDAEGEDEKIMRAFDYARFHPKVVMVEMDHLDTSRENMIRFMDDHGYIVYTTIAYNTIFVAADVWNARK from the coding sequence ATGAACGAGAGAACATTGGTCTACGGGCTCGGTAAGGAATACCAAGAACACAAGGACTGGGTCGCCGAGAACTTTAACGTGACGGGGTACTGTGATCAGGTTGTCGAGCGTATGCCGGCAGAAGGAGCGGTACGCAAGGAGGAGCTGAAGGAACACCTCGCCGCGTTCGATCTCGTGCTCGTTACTGCTGACCCTGTGAGTATTGTCGCTGACCTCATCGAGGAGTTCGGCGTGCCAATGGAGAAGATTCGCGTGCTCTACTATGAACTTGCACAGCGGGAGATGCCGCTGCGCACCTTCTATGGAGAGAATGCCGAGGATGCCGTGCTGATGCTCCTCGTGAGCGAGCTTGGTCTCCCCCTCAATGGACTCTCCTATCTTGAGATCGGCACGAACGATCCCGTACGGTTCAACAACACCTATAACCTCTACCGCCTCGGCGCGCGTGGACTTCTCGTCGATCCGCTGCCGACGGTCGGCGCACTGATCCGTATGGTGCGTCCCGCAGATCGTTTCCTTCATGCGGCTGTCTCCGGGGGGGGGACAGACGAACCTGCTCAGAGGACGTTCTATGCCAGCAAAAGCTCTCTCGTCAGCAGTCTTTCCTACGAACACCACAAGGCGTGGGACGGCATCACCCGCAACGAGGTGCGCGCGATTCCCGTCGATGTACTTGGCATCAACGAGGTCATGGAGCAGATGGGCAGTGTGCCGGATCTCCTGCTCGTCGATGCTGAGGGCGAGGATGAGAAGATCATGCGTGCGTTTGATTATGCACGGTTTCATCCAAAGGTCGTCATGGTCGAGATGGATCATCTGGACACGTCGCGTGAGAATATGATCCGTTTTATGGACGATCATGGCTATATCGTGTATACAACCATCGCATACAACACGATTTTTGTGGCGGCGGATGTGTGGAATGCACGCAAGTAA
- a CDS encoding radical SAM/SPASM domain-containing protein, translating to MEIVRYTELKNTKRHNLADVIPLEKPYTLLIEPSSSCNFRCRMCFQSAAQEKFKDKRHTMDMGLFRRVIAQAQAWAGERFKVLKLCIYGEPFTNPHFTEMLRLAHEADIADRIETTSNASLLTEEICRGLVRGGLDYLRVSIYSAIPQKHLEITDSHVPMQRIHDNLAMLQRIKREMGSERPFIACKMLNTFDEAENQIFRDAYADVADEIYIDEPHSWVEIDGEQFIDRLYGDAMAKVKRQMTGRAACPMPFTTLAVRSDGAVSPCCNDWYGGTNLGNVQEETLAEIWNGWKLYDFQVMQLEKRNRENISCRGCSVYKSAHYTRDDIDDVPVTQLRRPNGEKRNT from the coding sequence ATGGAGATTGTTCGTTACACCGAACTGAAGAATACAAAGAGGCATAACCTTGCCGACGTGATCCCGCTCGAAAAGCCCTATACCCTCCTGATCGAGCCGAGCAGTTCGTGCAACTTCCGCTGCCGTATGTGCTTTCAGAGTGCGGCACAGGAGAAATTCAAGGACAAGCGGCACACGATGGATATGGGGCTTTTTCGACGTGTAATCGCACAGGCGCAGGCATGGGCGGGCGAGCGGTTCAAGGTGCTGAAGCTCTGTATCTACGGTGAGCCGTTCACGAATCCGCACTTTACTGAGATGCTTCGTCTGGCACATGAGGCAGACATCGCCGATCGGATCGAGACGACGAGCAATGCCTCTCTTTTGACTGAGGAAATCTGTCGTGGTCTCGTGCGTGGAGGTCTTGATTATCTGCGCGTATCCATCTACTCGGCAATTCCGCAGAAACATCTTGAGATAACGGACTCCCATGTGCCGATGCAGCGTATCCATGACAATCTCGCCATGCTCCAACGTATCAAGCGGGAGATGGGCAGCGAGCGTCCGTTTATTGCGTGCAAGATGCTGAACACCTTTGACGAAGCGGAAAATCAAATCTTTCGCGATGCCTATGCCGACGTGGCGGATGAGATCTATATCGACGAGCCGCACAGCTGGGTCGAGATCGACGGAGAGCAGTTCATTGACCGCCTTTATGGCGATGCGATGGCGAAGGTCAAGCGGCAGATGACGGGACGCGCTGCGTGTCCCATGCCGTTTACGACGCTTGCCGTGCGCTCGGACGGGGCGGTATCACCCTGCTGCAACGACTGGTATGGCGGGACGAACCTCGGCAATGTGCAGGAGGAAACGCTCGCGGAGATCTGGAACGGGTGGAAACTCTACGATTTCCAAGTCATGCAGCTCGAAAAGCGCAACCGTGAGAACATCAGCTGTCGCGGCTGCTCGGTCTACAAGAGTGCCCACTATACACGGGATGATATTGACGACGTGCCCGTTACGCAGCTGCGCCGTCCGAACGGGGAGAAAAGAAACACATGA
- a CDS encoding radical SAM/SPASM domain-containing protein, with protein sequence MEKSDYQKKVEHDRREALRKIKPKVVAKFEKYEELHARGQYTPIIEFTYDYRCNMHCPHCSNLCFAEKRRTLTPEVIGRVADQADALGLAQLGISGGEPLTFPDLEDVIRAIGPDRFHLFISTNGTLLTAKKARWLKEIGIDKVKVSLDCVDEDGPIFHDEGQTTSALQALENAKNAGLQVIAQTVITHQNCRTEATERMTAYCQEHGYQVDVMLGKAVGRWEGQHDILVDGADLKHLRELHEKYPLLHLDTFPTYHEKQGSCGAVKKILEVTRYGDVMPCVFIHIAIGNVFDDSLAEIMERGLSIRHFRKDSPICLSGVDRNFIKNHMSKFYGKPLPISYKDAFTEEDFVKDDE encoded by the coding sequence TTGGAAAAGTCCGATTACCAGAAGAAGGTGGAGCACGACCGCCGCGAGGCACTGCGTAAAATCAAGCCGAAAGTCGTTGCGAAGTTTGAAAAATACGAGGAACTGCACGCGCGCGGGCAGTACACCCCTATCATAGAGTTTACGTATGATTATCGTTGCAATATGCACTGTCCGCATTGCAGCAACCTCTGTTTCGCAGAGAAGCGCCGCACCCTCACGCCCGAGGTCATCGGGCGGGTTGCCGATCAGGCGGATGCACTGGGGCTTGCCCAGCTCGGCATCTCCGGCGGCGAGCCGCTGACCTTCCCCGACTTGGAGGATGTCATACGCGCCATCGGACCGGATCGCTTTCATCTGTTTATCAGCACGAACGGCACCCTGCTCACGGCGAAAAAGGCAAGGTGGCTGAAGGAGATCGGAATTGACAAGGTCAAGGTCAGCCTCGACTGCGTCGATGAAGATGGTCCCATCTTCCACGATGAGGGGCAGACCACATCGGCGCTGCAGGCACTTGAAAACGCGAAGAATGCAGGGCTTCAGGTCATAGCACAGACGGTTATCACCCATCAGAACTGCCGTACGGAGGCGACGGAGCGCATGACGGCATACTGTCAGGAGCACGGCTATCAGGTGGATGTCATGCTGGGCAAGGCGGTCGGACGTTGGGAGGGACAGCATGACATCCTTGTGGACGGTGCCGACCTTAAGCATCTGCGGGAGTTGCATGAAAAATATCCGCTCCTGCACCTCGATACCTTTCCGACCTATCACGAAAAGCAGGGCTCGTGCGGTGCGGTCAAGAAGATCCTTGAGGTGACACGTTATGGGGATGTTATGCCCTGCGTATTCATCCACATTGCAATCGGCAACGTCTTTGACGACAGCCTTGCCGAGATCATGGAGCGCGGGCTTTCGATCCGCCATTTCCGCAAGGACAGCCCGATCTGTCTCTCGGGGGTCGATCGGAACTTTATCAAGAACCATATGTCGAAGTTCTACGGGAAGCCGTTGCCAATCAGCTATAAAGATGCGTTTACGGAAGAGGATTTCGTCAAGGATGATGAGTGA
- a CDS encoding thiamine pyrophosphate-binding protein, protein MTMKLSDYVMEFLEQKGIKYVFMLPGGGCMHLVDSLGRSERPEYIACLHEQAAAIAAESYAQNTNEIGAVLVTTGPGGTNAVTGLAAAWIDSTPVIFLSGQVKRSDRIGTSGVRQMGSQEVDIVPVVRPLTKYAVTVMEPTEIRAVLEQAYYLAMHGRRGPVWIDIPLDVQAAEIEPSELRGYVPEAETTEIPASAIAQIRELISAAKRPVLLVGNGVKAAGAEDALQKLRAKTGIPTLLTWKTIDLLDFDDPHFFGCPGGMGHRYANFVLQNADLLLVLGSRLDSSLTAWNHKNFAPHAKKIVIDIDPAETDKLDMDIAVRVDGDLAAVLPLLAEQDYEMAADLPIWQTYCARMKEKYPAITMEMRAEKDYVDAHVFIDELSRQLTADDVIVPESSGAAGEITYQALRVKHGQKVKNAAGLGSMGFGVPYALGACFANGKRRTILIDGDGAFQLNIQELATIAQRRLPIKMFLWMNGGYASIMGTQRNFFEGRYVAADAKSGLAIPDIGALAAAYGFRVFPMEHASDLRTVMAEALAAEGPVLCLVRVSPFATASPRTKAVQLPNGSMMSKPLEDMWPFLPAEEVAENMIARE, encoded by the coding sequence ATGACCATGAAACTATCCGACTATGTCATGGAATTTTTGGAACAAAAGGGGATCAAGTATGTGTTCATGCTGCCCGGCGGCGGCTGTATGCACCTCGTCGATTCGCTCGGGCGGAGTGAGCGTCCGGAATACATTGCCTGTCTGCATGAGCAGGCGGCTGCGATTGCGGCGGAGAGCTACGCACAGAACACCAATGAAATCGGCGCAGTCCTCGTTACGACAGGCCCCGGCGGCACGAACGCCGTGACGGGGCTCGCGGCGGCATGGATCGACTCGACCCCTGTGATATTTCTCTCCGGACAGGTAAAGCGCAGCGATCGCATTGGGACGAGCGGCGTGCGGCAGATGGGATCGCAGGAAGTGGACATTGTTCCCGTTGTGCGACCGCTTACAAAGTACGCCGTCACCGTGATGGAGCCGACGGAGATCCGCGCTGTGCTCGAACAGGCGTATTACCTTGCAATGCACGGACGGCGCGGACCCGTGTGGATCGACATCCCGCTCGACGTACAGGCGGCGGAGATCGAGCCGAGCGAATTGCGTGGTTATGTACCGGAGGCAGAGACGACCGAGATTCCTGCCTCTGCCATTGCGCAGATCAGAGAACTCATTTCGGCGGCAAAGCGTCCCGTCCTCCTCGTCGGAAACGGGGTCAAGGCAGCGGGCGCGGAAGATGCTCTGCAAAAACTGCGTGCGAAAACGGGCATCCCAACCCTTCTGACGTGGAAAACCATCGATCTCTTGGATTTTGACGACCCACACTTCTTTGGATGTCCCGGCGGTATGGGACATCGCTACGCGAACTTTGTGTTGCAGAATGCCGATCTCCTGCTCGTACTCGGCAGCCGTCTCGACAGCAGCCTCACGGCGTGGAATCACAAGAACTTTGCGCCGCACGCGAAGAAGATTGTGATCGACATTGATCCCGCTGAGACGGATAAACTTGACATGGACATCGCCGTGCGCGTGGACGGCGATCTTGCCGCCGTTTTGCCGCTCCTTGCGGAACAGGATTATGAGATGGCGGCAGATCTTCCCATATGGCAGACATACTGTGCACGCATGAAGGAAAAGTACCCTGCAATTACGATGGAGATGCGTGCGGAGAAGGATTACGTCGATGCCCATGTCTTTATTGACGAACTCTCACGTCAACTGACGGCAGACGATGTGATCGTTCCCGAGAGCTCGGGTGCGGCGGGCGAGATCACCTATCAGGCACTGCGTGTCAAACATGGGCAGAAGGTGAAAAACGCCGCAGGACTTGGCTCCATGGGGTTCGGTGTACCCTATGCTCTCGGTGCCTGTTTCGCAAATGGAAAACGCCGTACCATCCTCATCGATGGGGACGGTGCATTCCAGCTCAACATACAGGAGCTGGCGACCATCGCACAACGCAGACTGCCGATCAAGATGTTCCTCTGGATGAACGGCGGCTATGCCAGCATCATGGGAACGCAGCGGAACTTTTTTGAGGGGCGTTACGTCGCTGCAGATGCAAAAAGCGGGCTTGCGATCCCCGACATCGGCGCACTCGCGGCTGCCTATGGCTTCCGCGTCTTTCCGATGGAGCACGCGAGCGACCTGCGAACCGTGATGGCGGAGGCGCTTGCCGCAGAAGGCCCCGTGCTCTGCCTTGTGCGCGTCTCGCCGTTTGCAACAGCGAGCCCGCGGACAAAGGCGGTTCAGCTCCCGAACGGCTCGATGATGTCGAAGCCGCTTGAGGATATGTGGCCGTTCCTGCCCGCCGAGGAAGTCGCAGAGAATATGATTGCAAGAGAGTGA
- a CDS encoding HAD family hydrolase: MKRIKYIFADMDGVLTDGTVRIDEKGRESKTICFRDLDAIGIGRRGGIEFAFVTGEDTPIAHFMASRFGVDIAVFGAKDKKAALEQLCVQLGLTVDEICYIGDAARDVPAIECAGIGATVQDGVLAARRAADIVTECCGGTGALLELVETLLERR; encoded by the coding sequence GTGAAAAGAATTAAATACATCTTTGCAGATATGGACGGTGTTCTGACCGACGGTACCGTCCGTATTGATGAGAAGGGCAGAGAGAGTAAAACCATCTGTTTTCGCGATCTGGACGCCATCGGCATTGGCCGCAGGGGCGGCATTGAGTTCGCCTTTGTGACCGGAGAGGATACGCCGATCGCACACTTTATGGCAAGCCGTTTTGGTGTGGACATCGCCGTCTTTGGGGCAAAGGACAAGAAGGCCGCCCTTGAGCAACTGTGCGTTCAGCTCGGGCTGACGGTGGACGAGATCTGCTACATCGGCGACGCGGCGCGCGATGTGCCGGCAATCGAGTGCGCCGGCATCGGTGCGACGGTACAGGACGGCGTGCTCGCCGCACGTAGGGCGGCAGACATCGTGACGGAGTGCTGCGGTGGAACGGGCGCATTGCTTGAACTCGTTGAAACACTATTGGAGAGAAGATGA
- a CDS encoding N-acetylneuraminate synthase family protein → MENANKKVFFIAEIGINHNGDMKICKELIDVAADAGCDAVKFQKRTVDKVYTAEYLASPRESPWGTTQREQKEGLEFDLADYQEIDRYCKEKNIEWFASVWDVDSQIFLRRFELKYNKVASAMLGDMELLEEMASEGRYTFISTGMSTWDEVDAAVAVFRRHGCPFELLHCNSTYPMAVEDANLLLIPEIRNRYNVPTGFSSHETGYVATLGAVALGATSIERHITLDVNMYGSDQKASIEPEPLKALVRDIRQMESALGTGKKTLSPAEMAVRKKLRG, encoded by the coding sequence ATGGAGAACGCAAACAAAAAGGTCTTTTTCATCGCCGAAATCGGCATCAATCACAATGGCGATATGAAGATCTGCAAGGAACTGATTGATGTCGCCGCAGATGCCGGATGCGATGCGGTGAAGTTCCAAAAGCGTACGGTGGACAAGGTCTATACGGCGGAGTATCTGGCAAGTCCGCGCGAGAGCCCGTGGGGGACGACGCAGCGCGAGCAGAAGGAAGGGCTTGAGTTTGACCTTGCGGACTATCAGGAGATTGACCGCTATTGCAAGGAAAAGAATATCGAATGGTTTGCGTCGGTCTGGGATGTGGATTCTCAGATTTTTTTGCGCCGGTTCGAGCTGAAATACAACAAGGTCGCCTCTGCGATGCTCGGCGACATGGAGCTCCTTGAGGAAATGGCGAGTGAGGGGCGCTATACCTTCATCTCAACCGGCATGAGCACGTGGGACGAGGTCGATGCCGCCGTCGCCGTATTCCGCCGTCATGGCTGCCCGTTCGAGCTGCTGCACTGCAACAGCACCTATCCGATGGCGGTCGAGGATGCGAACCTCCTGCTTATCCCGGAGATTCGCAATCGCTACAATGTTCCGACGGGGTTCAGCAGTCACGAAACGGGCTATGTGGCGACGCTCGGCGCAGTCGCTCTTGGCGCGACCTCCATTGAGCGTCACATCACGCTGGATGTGAATATGTACGGCTCGGATCAGAAAGCCTCCATCGAGCCGGAGCCGCTCAAGGCTCTTGTGCGTGACATTCGCCAAATGGAGTCGGCGCTCGGGACAGGGAAGAAAACACTGAGCCCGGCGGAGATGGCAGTACGAAAGAAGCTCAGAGGGTGA